One region of Flavobacterium pisciphilum genomic DNA includes:
- a CDS encoding efflux RND transporter permease subunit, which translates to MFKIFIQRPVLATVISILLVILGVLGLTKLPLQQFPDIAPPSVLVTAVYPGASAETVLRSVAPSLEESINGVENMTYMSSTASNDGTLAITIFFKLGTDADQAAVNVQNRVAQATSQLPSEVVQQGVTTAKQQNSFIMGIGLYTEDEAKYDQTFIANYAQINIIPEIKRIPGVGSASIFGGVRDYSMRVWLNPTQMATYQVTPNEVMKAIQDKSLEAAPGKFGERSKEVFEYVIKYKGKLTKPEEYEKIAIRSNADGSILRLRDVARVELGAYSYNSLTRLNGKKGVVIGIIQLAGSNSNDIQVAINKLMEKSAKSFPAGIKQNVFYSTKVSLDQSIDQVKHTLIEAFILVFIVVFIFLQDFRSTLIPAIAVPVAILGTFFFMQLFGFSINLLTLFALILAIGIVVDDAIVVVEAVHAKMEHKNLSPKAATNEAMHEITGAIISITLVMAAVFLPVGFMEGSTGVFYRQFAFTLAIAILISAVNALTLSPALAALFLKNNHATHNDDAEAKKGFKEKFFIGFNKSFNSLTNRYVGSLRFLIRNKWVSLGGLAVITAATILMVKTTPAGFIPTEDQGFIAIAVNTPSGTSLDGTQKVMTEAENTLRGLDPSRFVTAISGFNLLTNSTSPSSAVIFVLLKPNEERGEIKNIDQIMADVQAKLGAISGGSFFVFSFPTVPGFSNVEALDLVLQDKTGGKLDKFSGISQTFIGELMKRPEIAVAFTTFKADYPQLQLDIDDEKADQLGVNVKDILQTMQAYFGSAQASDFNRFGKYYRVVVQADIADRAEPSSINNVFVKNKNGGMVPINTLVKLTRIYGSETVSRYNLFNSISINAIPKPGFSSGDAIKAIEEVAAQQLPAGYSYEFSGQTREEISSGGQSTTIFLLCLIFIYFLLAAQYESYILPLAVILSIPVGVFGVFVAIGLTGIENNIYVQVALVMLIGLLAKNAILIVEFASQRRKAGKSLVAASIEAAKLRLRPIIMTSLAFVVGIIPMMSATGPSAKGNHSISIGAAGGMISGVILGVLIIPVLFIVFQHLQEKVSGKSLAVIHNEEK; encoded by the coding sequence ATGTTCAAAATATTCATACAAAGACCTGTACTGGCAACTGTTATCTCCATTCTATTGGTGATATTGGGTGTACTTGGACTTACAAAATTACCCTTACAACAGTTTCCCGATATTGCACCGCCATCGGTTTTGGTAACAGCAGTATATCCGGGAGCAAGTGCCGAAACGGTCTTGCGTTCAGTAGCACCATCACTAGAAGAGTCTATAAATGGTGTGGAGAACATGACCTATATGAGTTCAACAGCCAGTAATGATGGTACACTAGCGATTACAATTTTCTTTAAATTGGGTACAGATGCCGATCAAGCTGCAGTTAACGTTCAGAACAGAGTTGCCCAAGCAACAAGTCAGCTACCCTCAGAGGTAGTGCAGCAAGGGGTAACTACTGCAAAACAACAAAATAGCTTTATTATGGGTATTGGTTTATATACCGAAGATGAAGCAAAATACGATCAAACATTTATTGCCAATTATGCACAAATTAATATTATTCCCGAAATAAAACGTATTCCAGGAGTAGGTTCAGCAAGTATATTTGGTGGAGTAAGAGATTACTCAATGCGTGTATGGTTAAACCCAACACAAATGGCAACGTATCAGGTTACACCAAATGAGGTGATGAAAGCCATACAAGATAAAAGTTTAGAAGCAGCTCCGGGTAAATTTGGAGAACGAAGTAAAGAAGTTTTTGAGTACGTTATTAAGTACAAAGGAAAGCTAACCAAACCCGAAGAATATGAAAAAATAGCTATACGCTCTAATGCCGATGGTTCGATACTACGTTTAAGAGATGTGGCAAGAGTAGAACTTGGAGCCTATTCATACAACAGTTTAACTCGTTTAAATGGTAAAAAAGGAGTCGTAATAGGTATTATACAATTAGCAGGATCAAACTCAAACGATATTCAGGTAGCTATTAACAAGCTAATGGAAAAATCGGCTAAAAGCTTCCCTGCTGGAATAAAACAAAACGTATTCTATAGTACAAAAGTTTCATTAGACCAATCAATAGATCAGGTAAAACACACATTAATAGAGGCTTTTATATTAGTATTTATAGTAGTATTTATATTCCTGCAAGATTTTAGATCTACATTGATTCCAGCAATTGCAGTTCCAGTAGCTATTTTAGGTACCTTTTTCTTCATGCAGTTATTTGGCTTTTCGATAAATCTATTGACCTTATTTGCCTTAATCCTAGCGATTGGTATCGTCGTGGATGATGCCATTGTCGTCGTCGAGGCTGTGCATGCAAAAATGGAACATAAAAATTTATCGCCAAAAGCAGCTACAAATGAAGCAATGCACGAAATTACAGGAGCAATTATTTCGATAACCTTAGTAATGGCAGCCGTGTTCTTGCCAGTAGGATTTATGGAAGGTTCTACAGGAGTTTTCTATCGTCAGTTTGCCTTCACGCTAGCAATTGCAATTTTAATTTCGGCTGTAAACGCATTAACTTTAAGTCCAGCACTTGCTGCTTTATTCTTAAAAAATAATCATGCAACACATAATGATGATGCTGAAGCAAAAAAAGGATTTAAAGAAAAGTTCTTTATAGGATTCAACAAAAGTTTTAATTCATTAACCAACCGTTATGTAGGGAGCTTAAGATTCTTAATTCGTAACAAATGGGTTAGTTTAGGAGGATTAGCAGTAATAACAGCTGCAACAATCTTAATGGTAAAAACAACTCCTGCTGGATTTATCCCAACAGAAGATCAAGGGTTTATTGCAATTGCAGTTAATACACCATCAGGAACATCATTAGATGGAACTCAGAAAGTAATGACTGAGGCAGAAAACACACTAAGAGGATTAGATCCTTCAAGATTCGTTACTGCAATTTCAGGATTTAACTTATTAACGAATTCAACAAGTCCATCATCGGCAGTTATTTTCGTATTGCTTAAACCAAATGAAGAGCGTGGAGAGATTAAAAATATCGATCAAATTATGGCTGATGTGCAAGCAAAACTAGGTGCAATTTCAGGAGGTAGTTTCTTTGTGTTCAGCTTCCCTACCGTTCCGGGTTTCAGTAATGTAGAAGCATTGGATTTAGTACTGCAAGATAAAACAGGAGGTAAACTAGATAAATTTAGTGGCATCTCACAGACTTTTATCGGCGAACTAATGAAACGACCAGAAATAGCTGTAGCATTTACCACCTTTAAAGCCGATTATCCACAGTTGCAATTGGATATTGATGATGAAAAAGCAGATCAATTGGGCGTAAATGTAAAAGACATTCTACAAACCATGCAAGCTTATTTTGGTAGTGCACAAGCATCAGACTTTAACCGATTTGGTAAATATTATAGAGTTGTTGTACAAGCAGATATTGCAGATAGAGCCGAGCCATCATCAATCAATAACGTTTTTGTAAAAAACAAAAATGGCGGAATGGTTCCAATAAATACTTTGGTAAAACTAACCCGTATTTATGGTTCAGAAACAGTTTCAAGATACAACTTGTTCAACTCTATTTCGATTAATGCCATTCCAAAACCAGGATTTAGTTCAGGAGATGCCATTAAAGCAATAGAAGAAGTAGCTGCACAACAATTGCCAGCAGGATATAGCTATGAATTTTCAGGGCAAACCCGTGAAGAAATTTCATCAGGAGGACAATCAACAACCATTTTCCTACTCTGTCTTATATTCATTTATTTCCTACTTGCTGCACAATATGAAAGTTACATCTTGCCATTGGCAGTAATACTATCAATCCCAGTAGGAGTATTTGGAGTATTCGTAGCAATTGGATTAACAGGAATCGAGAACAACATTTATGTACAAGTTGCCCTAGTCATGCTTATAGGATTACTAGCCAAAAATGCGATTCTTATTGTCGAGTTTGCTTCACAGCGAAGAAAAGCAGGAAAATCATTAGTCGCAGCGTCGATAGAAGCTGCCAAACTAAGACTAAGACCAATTATCATGACGTCACTAGCATTTGTAGTGGGAATCATCCCAATGATGAGTGCCACAGGACCATCTGCAAAAGGAAACCACTCAATAAGTATTGGTGCTGCGGGCGGAATGATTTCAGGAGTAATTCTTGGGGTATTAATCATCCCAGTTCTATTTATCGTATTCCAACATTTACAAGAAAAGGTTTCTGGAAAATCATTAGCCGTAATACATAACGAAGAAAAATAA
- a CDS encoding SRPBCC domain-containing protein, translated as MQLTINNSIEIDAPALKVWDALTNPEKTKAYMFGCEALSDWKIGSELLWQANYEGRDMIFVKGHIVSIEPSKKLIYSTFDPNSTIADIPENYLNVTYELTENNGKTILNVSQGDYSKVADGQRRYCEGLNNGEGWNPILVEIKKLVETN; from the coding sequence ATGCAATTAACAATTAACAACAGTATCGAGATAGATGCTCCCGCTCTAAAAGTATGGGATGCATTAACAAATCCTGAAAAAACTAAAGCATATATGTTTGGTTGTGAAGCTCTATCTGATTGGAAGATTGGAAGCGAACTTCTTTGGCAGGCCAATTACGAAGGACGAGATATGATTTTTGTAAAAGGACATATTGTAAGTATAGAACCCAGTAAGAAACTTATTTATTCTACTTTTGATCCCAATTCTACCATTGCAGACATACCCGAGAATTATCTCAATGTAACTTATGAATTGACCGAAAATAACGGTAAAACAATTTTGAATGTTTCGCAAGGCGATTACTCAAAAGTGGCAGACGGTCAAAGAAGATATTGCGAAGGATTAAATAATGGTGAAGGCTGGAATCCGATTTTAGTAGAAATAAAAAAACTTGTAGAAACAAATTAA
- a CDS encoding helix-turn-helix domain-containing protein has translation MIDIKTFDNTIGLEKPRRILKYVLIFCTSGSVTISVDENEFELTANTVLTITSGQIHYFKNIHNAKGIILEFTYDYFCKNDNDIELIFHNGLFCHFAMNEVIPVDNSQMILQELQLIEKEVIQTPYQYLISTHSRIELILIEINRSKINRGDEIYKPDALFLAFLETILKNFEKNLSVNDIATRLGTTESKLNELSKLHTNKTAQNVIFGLIISEAKRLFTYEKLSVKEVAYMLGFNDPFYFSNFFKKHTKIAPKSYKEKVVME, from the coding sequence ATGATTGATATAAAAACTTTTGACAATACTATTGGTTTAGAGAAACCTAGACGAATTTTAAAATATGTATTAATCTTTTGTACTTCGGGATCAGTAACCATTTCTGTAGATGAAAATGAATTTGAATTAACAGCAAATACGGTACTTACTATCACTTCTGGTCAGATTCATTATTTTAAAAATATTCATAATGCAAAAGGAATCATTCTTGAATTTACTTATGATTACTTCTGTAAAAATGATAATGATATCGAGTTAATCTTTCATAATGGCTTGTTTTGTCATTTTGCAATGAATGAAGTTATTCCAGTAGATAACAGTCAAATGATCTTGCAAGAGCTGCAATTAATTGAAAAAGAAGTAATTCAAACTCCATATCAATATCTAATTTCGACACACAGCCGAATCGAATTGATCCTCATAGAAATAAACCGTTCTAAAATAAATCGTGGTGATGAAATTTATAAACCCGATGCATTATTCCTTGCCTTTTTAGAAACAATACTTAAAAACTTTGAGAAAAACTTATCTGTAAATGATATTGCTACGCGCCTAGGTACAACTGAATCAAAGCTAAACGAACTCTCAAAACTACATACGAACAAAACGGCACAAAATGTAATTTTTGGATTAATCATATCCGAAGCAAAACGCCTTTTTACTTACGAGAAATTATCTGTAAAAGAAGTTGCCTATATGTTAGGTTTTAACGACCCTTTTTATTTTTCTAATTTTTTCAAAAAACACACTAAAATAGCCCCAAAATCATATAAAGAAAAAGTTGTAATGGAATAG
- a CDS encoding VOC family protein, whose translation MEIPTTHQTVMPYLILNGALQFIDFTKNVFNAEITNMHSLREDGTVIHSEITIDGSTIMFTDASKDWKPQTANLFVYVDSADETYKKALEHGAISLMGLSNQDYGRTCGVTDPFGNVWWITSTLNS comes from the coding sequence ATGGAAATCCCAACCACACATCAAACTGTAATGCCCTATTTAATTTTAAATGGTGCACTGCAATTCATTGACTTCACAAAAAATGTTTTCAATGCCGAAATAACTAATATGCATTCCTTACGTGAAGATGGAACAGTAATTCACTCCGAAATTACAATTGACGGAAGCACCATAATGTTTACTGATGCATCCAAAGACTGGAAACCTCAAACAGCAAATTTATTTGTATATGTTGATAGTGCTGATGAAACCTATAAAAAAGCACTTGAACATGGGGCTATATCATTAATGGGATTAAGCAACCAAGATTACGGCCGAACCTGTGGCGTAACAGATCCTTTTGGCAATGTATGGTGGATAACTTCAACTTTAAACAGCTAA
- a CDS encoding DinB family protein produces MKTKLQKKITETFEQLNEILSSFSESELNIAPYKGSWTAGQVVQHLIMASSGFPEMCSGPTEKTSRKPDEKVKDIEALFLDFSIKMEAAEFIMPQDIEYNKNSLTLSLQKIEDELLHISETYDLTLTCLSFEIPTFGKFTIYEWVNFTLIHIQRHIKQLNAIFRAVTNK; encoded by the coding sequence ATGAAAACGAAGCTTCAAAAAAAAATCACTGAAACCTTTGAACAATTAAATGAAATCCTCTCCTCATTTTCTGAGAGCGAATTAAATATAGCACCATACAAAGGGAGTTGGACAGCAGGACAAGTTGTGCAACATTTAATAATGGCAAGTTCAGGATTCCCTGAAATGTGTAGCGGTCCTACCGAAAAGACCAGTCGCAAACCTGATGAAAAAGTTAAAGATATCGAAGCCCTTTTTCTGGACTTTAGCATAAAAATGGAAGCAGCGGAATTCATTATGCCTCAGGATATTGAATACAATAAAAATTCGCTAACTTTATCTCTTCAAAAAATTGAAGATGAATTATTACACATATCCGAAACTTATGATTTAACTTTAACATGTCTCAGTTTTGAAATTCCAACATTTGGAAAATTCACAATTTACGAATGGGTTAATTTTACACTTATTCATATACAAAGACATATAAAGCAATTAAATGCTATTTTTCGAGCAGTAACAAACAAGTAG
- a CDS encoding TolC family protein, whose amino-acid sequence MKNYITKTVAILVLLVTFISCKVSKDIEVPKDAFPDNFRGASASSDTTSTANMEWKTFFTEKDIVKLIDSAITKNNDLQIATKNIEIAQYQLTQAKWGNIPEVNAFINGSINNPSKNSFNGHNLNQSLNKSHIEDYSAGIGLSWEADIWGKIRSQKKEAYAGYLQSEEVKKALQTTIVSNVSKGYYNLLMLDSQLEIAKKNLKLNDSTTFIIKLKYDAGQVTSLAIQQSEAQKLIAAQLIPLLEQNIAIQENALSVLTGTFPSSKERTITLNSIELKQNLTAGIPSSLVRQRPDVKSAELALVKANATVGITKASLYPSLKITASGGLNSFETSNWFNIPASLFGTALGGLTQPLLNNKKIRTQYNIAKVEREKAVLNFRQSVLVAVSEVSDALVKIEKLESQQFFLKERVKTLQQAISNSNMLFKNGMADYLEVITAQANILQSELELANIKREQLTANTELYRALGGGWK is encoded by the coding sequence ATGAAAAATTATATAACAAAAACTGTTGCGATACTAGTACTCCTCGTAACATTCATATCCTGTAAAGTTTCCAAGGATATTGAAGTTCCAAAAGATGCATTCCCTGATAATTTCAGGGGTGCATCCGCTTCAAGCGATACAACAAGTACTGCTAATATGGAATGGAAAACTTTCTTTACAGAGAAAGACATTGTAAAACTGATAGACAGCGCAATTACAAAAAACAATGATTTGCAAATTGCAACCAAAAATATTGAAATTGCACAATATCAATTAACACAGGCAAAATGGGGAAATATTCCTGAAGTAAATGCCTTTATAAACGGAAGTATCAATAATCCATCTAAGAATAGTTTCAACGGACATAATCTAAATCAATCTTTAAATAAGAGTCATATCGAAGACTATTCAGCAGGAATCGGACTCTCGTGGGAAGCTGATATTTGGGGTAAAATTCGCAGTCAGAAAAAAGAAGCTTATGCAGGATATCTTCAATCAGAAGAAGTGAAGAAAGCATTACAAACAACTATCGTTTCTAATGTTTCCAAAGGATATTACAATCTTTTAATGCTAGATTCTCAATTAGAAATTGCCAAAAAGAACTTGAAATTAAATGACAGTACCACCTTCATCATCAAATTAAAATACGATGCAGGTCAGGTAACATCATTAGCCATTCAACAATCAGAAGCACAAAAACTAATTGCAGCCCAATTGATTCCTTTATTAGAACAAAATATCGCTATTCAAGAAAATGCATTAAGCGTATTAACGGGTACATTCCCTAGTTCAAAAGAAAGAACCATTACACTGAATTCGATCGAGTTAAAACAAAACTTAACAGCAGGAATTCCGTCATCATTAGTAAGACAAAGACCTGATGTAAAAAGTGCTGAATTAGCATTGGTAAAAGCAAATGCAACTGTTGGTATCACAAAAGCAAGCTTATATCCTTCTCTTAAAATTACAGCAAGCGGAGGACTAAATTCATTCGAAACAAGTAATTGGTTTAACATTCCAGCTTCCTTATTCGGAACAGCGCTTGGTGGATTAACACAACCTTTGTTAAACAATAAAAAAATAAGAACACAGTACAATATTGCCAAAGTCGAAAGAGAAAAAGCAGTATTAAACTTCAGACAATCAGTACTAGTTGCTGTTAGCGAAGTATCTGATGCTTTGGTAAAAATTGAAAAACTAGAAAGCCAACAATTCTTTCTAAAAGAGCGAGTAAAAACATTGCAACAAGCAATTTCCAACTCAAATATGCTCTTTAAAAACGGAATGGCTGACTATCTAGAAGTCATTACAGCACAAGCCAATATATTGCAAAGCGAGCTAGAACTGGCCAATATAAAACGCGAACAATTAACCGCCAATACCGAGTTGTATAGAGCACTTGGTGGAGGATGGAAATAA
- a CDS encoding GNAT family N-acetyltransferase produces the protein MAKNINLITDNIDNLTSLWKTVGAPFQSYHKNEDFEYCKIENSGWPNKLWFTQDINPENTKKVIETIQSNPALVIPYWDIYKTNSNEILEAKGLVKKTEQVAMALQLGNPFELQNTLQYKRILNEQDAKIWSDLYPNAFGYIISKDILVHNYKDVQFHLVTFQNQPIGTFMLFQTKNNIGIHGVGVIPEMRRKGFAEEIMKYALNLAIDLNAEYALLQASVMGKGIYTKLGFEDLFIIKNYILKSE, from the coding sequence ATGGCTAAAAATATAAATCTAATTACAGACAACATTGACAATCTTACTAGTTTATGGAAAACAGTAGGAGCCCCTTTCCAGTCCTACCATAAAAATGAAGATTTTGAATATTGCAAAATAGAAAATTCTGGTTGGCCAAATAAGTTATGGTTTACCCAAGACATTAATCCAGAGAATACTAAAAAAGTAATTGAAACAATACAATCCAATCCAGCTTTGGTGATTCCGTATTGGGACATTTATAAAACAAATTCTAATGAAATACTAGAAGCCAAAGGTCTGGTAAAAAAAACGGAGCAAGTAGCAATGGCGCTTCAACTCGGCAACCCATTTGAGTTACAAAACACACTACAATATAAACGCATTTTAAATGAACAAGATGCAAAAATCTGGTCCGATTTATATCCAAATGCTTTTGGATACATCATTAGCAAAGACATCTTGGTTCACAATTACAAGGACGTACAATTCCATTTGGTTACATTCCAAAATCAACCAATAGGTACTTTTATGTTATTTCAAACAAAAAATAATATAGGGATTCATGGTGTTGGTGTAATTCCTGAGATGAGAAGAAAAGGCTTTGCCGAAGAAATCATGAAATATGCTCTTAATCTTGCTATAGATTTAAATGCCGAATATGCTTTATTACAAGCATCAGTAATGGGAAAAGGAATCTATACTAAACTAGGATTTGAGGATTTGTTTATCATAAAAAACTACATTTTAAAAAGCGAGTAA
- a CDS encoding Crp/Fnr family transcriptional regulator has protein sequence MIIDRNKHLNKLKLKFQSYAPITETSWELVKEIVEFQHLKKGEILLRNGQVAKEMHYICTGALRAYITDKEGNIYNKNIFLEDYLAGSKVSLLQQTPSNFTIEALEDSILISINYKKYRELINQNDDLKNYYIAYLEKNWVIEKEEREVSIVMENATERYLNLLAKHPDILHRIPLLHIASHLGVTPTQLSRIRKSLDKNT, from the coding sequence ATGATAATTGATAGAAACAAACACCTCAACAAACTCAAATTAAAATTCCAAAGCTATGCTCCTATTACAGAAACATCATGGGAATTAGTAAAAGAAATTGTTGAATTCCAGCATTTAAAAAAAGGAGAAATCCTTTTAAGAAATGGACAAGTTGCCAAAGAAATGCACTATATCTGTACAGGCGCTTTAAGAGCTTATATTACCGATAAGGAAGGAAACATTTACAACAAGAACATTTTTCTCGAAGATTATCTGGCAGGCTCAAAAGTTTCATTATTGCAACAGACTCCTTCCAATTTTACAATCGAAGCACTAGAAGATAGTATCCTTATTTCTATTAACTACAAAAAATACAGAGAGCTCATTAACCAGAATGATGATTTAAAAAACTATTATATTGCCTATCTCGAAAAAAACTGGGTAATCGAAAAAGAAGAAAGAGAGGTTTCAATCGTTATGGAAAATGCTACCGAAAGATACCTCAACTTACTAGCAAAACATCCTGACATTCTGCATAGAATTCCCCTACTCCATATTGCTTCTCATTTGGGAGTTACTCCAACACAGTTAAGCCGAATAAGAAAGAGTTTAGACAAAAATACCTAA
- a CDS encoding DoxX family protein: protein MKSTKIIFWTTTIIIFLFEGVMPALTSQTELAKEGIRHLGYPGYFGNALVVFKILGVLVLIIPKVPSRLKEWAYAGFAFDFIFASISHFAVDGTGFQAFFPLIFLVILIISYINYHKLLSHKSI, encoded by the coding sequence ATGAAATCAACAAAAATTATTTTCTGGACAACTACCATTATCATTTTTTTATTTGAAGGAGTCATGCCGGCACTTACTTCACAAACCGAACTAGCAAAAGAAGGAATCCGTCATTTAGGTTATCCTGGCTATTTCGGAAATGCATTAGTAGTCTTTAAAATTTTAGGAGTACTAGTATTAATAATCCCAAAAGTGCCAAGTCGTCTTAAAGAATGGGCTTATGCAGGTTTTGCTTTTGATTTTATTTTTGCTTCAATAAGCCACTTTGCTGTTGATGGAACAGGTTTTCAAGCCTTTTTCCCTTTAATTTTTCTGGTAATCTTGATTATATCTTACATCAATTACCACAAACTATTAAGCCATAAGAGCATCTAG
- a CDS encoding YdeI/OmpD-associated family protein, producing the protein MIALFFENQSEFRKWLIINHQLETELLVGFHKINSNKPSMTWSQSVDQALCFGWIDGVRRSIDKDSYSIRFTPRKSTSIWSAINIQKIEDLTQQGLMQPAGLASFKLRKEDKSRIYTHEIAEVHFTEEFEKIFKANKKAWDYFQNLAPSYKKVSKNWVMSAKQEATRIKRLNELITDSEASKNKWKN; encoded by the coding sequence ATGATAGCATTATTTTTTGAAAATCAATCTGAATTTAGAAAATGGTTAATAATAAATCATCAACTAGAGACTGAATTACTGGTTGGTTTTCATAAAATAAATAGCAATAAACCCAGCATGACATGGTCACAATCTGTAGACCAAGCGCTCTGCTTTGGATGGATTGATGGTGTTCGTAGGTCAATAGACAAGGACAGCTACTCTATTCGTTTTACACCTAGGAAATCAACAAGTATCTGGAGTGCCATTAATATCCAGAAAATCGAAGATTTAACCCAGCAAGGATTAATGCAACCTGCAGGACTTGCCAGTTTTAAATTGCGTAAAGAAGACAAATCCAGAATATATACTCACGAAATTGCCGAAGTTCACTTCACAGAAGAATTTGAAAAAATATTCAAAGCCAATAAAAAAGCTTGGGATTACTTTCAAAATCTAGCTCCCTCCTATAAAAAAGTTTCTAAAAATTGGGTCATGAGTGCCAAGCAAGAAGCTACTCGAATTAAACGCCTCAACGAGCTGATTACTGATAGTGAAGCTTCTAAAAATAAATGGAAAAATTAA
- a CDS encoding DUF1440 domain-containing protein: MKSKVGTVLLSGLVAGAMDIISCIIIYVVILQKTTTTKILLSIASGIFKKDAYSGDPKMAFYGLGIHFIIATLFALFYFKIYPYIPFLKKNTLLSGFIYGIFVWIVMNLIVLPIAFPILPPKHLDFPLLLSILILMFCIGLPVAFITKKYYAYTSNR, translated from the coding sequence ATGAAATCAAAAGTTGGAACAGTTTTATTATCGGGTTTAGTCGCTGGCGCAATGGATATTATTTCCTGCATTATTATTTATGTAGTTATACTGCAAAAAACCACAACAACTAAAATTTTACTATCTATTGCTAGTGGTATTTTTAAAAAAGATGCCTACTCTGGAGACCCAAAAATGGCCTTTTATGGACTAGGAATACATTTTATAATTGCTACCCTATTTGCACTATTCTACTTTAAAATTTATCCATATATCCCATTTTTAAAAAAGAACACCCTACTCTCAGGATTTATATATGGTATTTTTGTTTGGATTGTAATGAATCTAATCGTTCTTCCAATAGCATTTCCGATTTTACCACCTAAACATTTAGATTTCCCATTACTATTATCAATCCTAATACTGATGTTTTGCATTGGACTTCCTGTCGCATTTATAACAAAGAAATACTACGCATACACATCAAATAGATAA
- a CDS encoding alpha/beta hydrolase, with protein sequence MATKDLNIVLVHGAWGDGSHWQHIIPALHKEGYKVRSVQNPLTSLDDDIQKTKDLIDAQDGKVLLVGHSYGGSVISGAGHHDKVVGLVYIAAFAPDKGESLGGIFARREQPAGGASIYPDEKGYLWIKYDEYHKSFCQDLDEKETLTMSLAQKPIHGSCFGAESGEPAWKNKPSWYQVSNNDHMIPPATQIEMANRMNPKKIIHLDASHASLASHPKGVLELILEAAKSFE encoded by the coding sequence ATGGCAACAAAAGATTTAAACATTGTATTGGTACATGGCGCATGGGGTGATGGCTCACACTGGCAACATATTATTCCTGCTTTGCATAAAGAAGGATACAAAGTTCGAAGTGTACAAAACCCATTAACCTCTTTAGATGATGATATTCAGAAAACAAAAGATTTGATTGATGCACAAGATGGTAAAGTATTATTGGTAGGGCATTCGTATGGCGGTTCTGTAATAAGCGGTGCGGGACATCATGACAAAGTAGTAGGTTTAGTTTATATCGCTGCATTTGCACCAGATAAAGGGGAAAGCCTAGGAGGCATATTTGCGCGTCGAGAACAACCAGCTGGAGGAGCAAGCATATACCCAGACGAGAAAGGATACTTGTGGATTAAATATGATGAATACCATAAAAGTTTTTGTCAGGATCTCGATGAAAAAGAAACCTTAACAATGTCATTGGCGCAAAAACCAATTCATGGTAGTTGCTTTGGAGCAGAATCTGGAGAACCAGCATGGAAAAACAAACCTAGTTGGTACCAAGTATCCAATAATGATCACATGATACCACCAGCAACACAAATAGAAATGGCTAACAGAATGAATCCGAAGAAAATAATTCATCTCGATGCAAGTCATGCCTCATTGGCTTCACACCCAAAAGGAGTACTAGAACTAATTCTAGAAGCTGCAAAATCATTTGAATAA